A single Arachnia propionica DNA region contains:
- a CDS encoding sensor histidine kinase, which produces MKTKRRGSRQAEGSLPTGANLLPVLQVLSLMCLAISGLHILRGGNQLSNAAACYILGVTCLVGVFWVARSHAVTGRGRATCSVVVLLLLIGPELLGNFSFTVPILIVATALLVIDVGMYTSLAGSGLTSIVLLALGLTLGQGPVESLSIAVSSMVLMSVGTTLGLVLSRYDAALAQIRRKTALEKEFMLAQERARAAHELHDGLGHRLTQIGMSLEFAGRVRETDPDAAWDEVAVAERTSRDAMNEMRTWVRALSPARSENDRCGVDLEAIAASFRGTDVDVRVREELRPHVLTDAAELLVYRTVQEGLTNALRHSRARVVEILATRTGDEVLVSVTNEIPAAQDRKIPKAPVGDPDGASAGFGINGLSERAVDLGGTVTAGRNGNSFRLTLTLPLREAASTGQDVS; this is translated from the coding sequence ATGAAAACCAAACGGCGCGGCAGCAGGCAGGCGGAGGGTTCCTTACCCACCGGCGCCAATCTCTTGCCAGTGCTACAGGTTCTCTCGCTCATGTGCCTGGCCATTTCCGGGCTGCACATCCTGCGCGGTGGTAACCAGCTTAGCAACGCCGCAGCGTGCTACATCCTGGGCGTGACCTGCTTGGTGGGTGTCTTCTGGGTGGCGCGAAGCCACGCAGTGACCGGTCGAGGGCGCGCCACCTGTTCCGTGGTCGTGCTGCTTCTTCTGATCGGGCCGGAGTTGCTGGGCAATTTCTCCTTCACAGTGCCGATACTCATCGTGGCAACCGCTCTGCTGGTGATCGACGTCGGCATGTACACGAGCCTGGCCGGGAGCGGTCTGACATCCATCGTTCTCCTGGCCCTGGGGTTGACCTTGGGACAGGGGCCGGTGGAGTCCTTGTCCATCGCCGTCTCCTCCATGGTCCTCATGTCCGTGGGGACGACGCTGGGTCTGGTCCTGTCCAGGTATGACGCCGCCCTGGCACAGATCCGCCGGAAAACTGCGCTGGAGAAGGAGTTCATGTTGGCACAGGAACGCGCGCGGGCCGCACATGAGTTGCACGACGGCCTGGGGCACCGGTTGACCCAGATCGGCATGAGCCTGGAGTTTGCGGGCCGCGTACGTGAAACGGATCCCGACGCGGCGTGGGACGAGGTGGCGGTAGCAGAGCGGACAAGCCGCGATGCGATGAACGAGATGCGCACCTGGGTCAGGGCCTTGAGTCCGGCGCGCAGCGAAAACGACCGCTGCGGTGTGGACCTGGAAGCCATCGCGGCGTCGTTCCGCGGAACGGATGTGGACGTGAGGGTTCGTGAGGAGTTGAGACCGCACGTACTCACCGATGCGGCCGAACTGCTCGTGTACCGCACGGTACAGGAGGGGTTGACCAACGCTCTCAGGCATTCCCGGGCACGCGTTGTGGAAATCCTTGCGACCAGAACCGGTGACGAGGTCCTGGTGTCGGTGACCAATGAAATCCCCGCCGCACAGGACCGGAAGATTCCGAAGGCACCGGTTGGGGACCCGGACGGCGCATCCGCGGGATTCGGCATCAACGGGTTGTCCGAGCGCGCCGTCGACCTAGGGGGCACGGTCACAGCCGGCCGGAACGGCAACTCGTTCCGATTGACCTTGACGCTTCCCCTCCGGGAGGCCGCCTCGACTGGCCAGGACGTGTCATGA
- a CDS encoding CPBP family intramembrane glutamic endopeptidase, with product MTAQRIEASPQARFLRTPPRAPGWARILLALVAFEAAAFSSLLFGGIGSFQAWVVSDDPILKTGTLVVMWTVSCIAYLLFALMLTRYMDHRPVRAAGLVFNRRAAKALLVGTGISTVVICCVTAVSHVLGLVVPSPPMDLQVPWWFIVVSVLVVLARSYVFQGIGEEAIMRGYLLQSFSDRPTRAVWVSVIVFTIPHIISRGGQQNVLERVIYLAIPFGFALAATCLCLIMRSVWAGIGIHGGFHLATSIARIVGTSDGPINWTLTGAFYVVVALVLASRISEQRWVEIAERGPYAPPAASGSGARQENSG from the coding sequence ATGACAGCTCAACGTATCGAAGCATCCCCACAGGCCCGGTTCCTGCGAACTCCTCCGCGTGCACCCGGTTGGGCACGCATTCTCCTGGCTCTCGTCGCCTTCGAGGCGGCCGCGTTTTCCTCGCTGCTGTTCGGCGGCATTGGCTCGTTCCAAGCCTGGGTCGTATCAGATGACCCCATACTCAAAACCGGGACGCTGGTGGTGATGTGGACGGTTTCCTGCATCGCCTACCTTCTGTTCGCCCTCATGCTCACACGTTACATGGATCACCGGCCCGTGCGCGCCGCAGGGCTGGTCTTCAACCGCCGTGCGGCGAAAGCGCTGCTGGTCGGCACCGGGATCTCGACGGTCGTCATCTGCTGCGTCACCGCCGTTTCCCATGTTCTCGGCCTGGTTGTTCCTTCGCCGCCGATGGACCTCCAAGTGCCGTGGTGGTTCATCGTCGTATCCGTTCTCGTGGTTCTCGCACGATCCTACGTGTTCCAGGGCATTGGGGAGGAAGCCATCATGCGCGGCTACCTCCTGCAGAGCTTCTCCGATCGTCCCACACGTGCCGTCTGGGTCTCGGTGATCGTTTTCACCATCCCACACATAATCTCCCGAGGCGGTCAGCAGAACGTCCTGGAGCGGGTCATCTACCTCGCCATCCCGTTCGGATTCGCTTTGGCAGCCACGTGCCTCTGTCTCATCATGCGCAGCGTCTGGGCGGGGATAGGCATCCATGGAGGCTTTCACCTCGCGACATCGATCGCTCGGATCGTGGGAACCAGCGATGGCCCGATCAACTGGACCCTCACGGGGGCGTTCTACGTCGTGGTCGCCCTGGTTCTCGCGTCCCGGATCAGTGAGCAGCGCTGGGTGGAGATCGCCGAACGTGGTCCCTACGCCCCGCCGGCCGCCAGCGGATCCGGTGCTCGGCAGGAAAACAGCGGATAG
- a CDS encoding acyl-CoA carboxylase subunit epsilon: MTGRYNIRASGATEEEIAALVVVLRARDMADDKLKAADDRPLAGGWKSYYRTVRQQLVYGRDAWRTYIRF, translated from the coding sequence GTGACCGGGCGCTACAACATCCGGGCGAGCGGGGCGACGGAGGAGGAGATCGCCGCGCTGGTGGTGGTTCTCCGGGCCCGCGACATGGCCGATGACAAGCTCAAGGCGGCCGATGACCGCCCGCTCGCGGGCGGCTGGAAATCCTATTACCGGACCGTGCGCCAGCAGCTCGTCTACGGACGTGACGCCTGGCGCACCTACATCAGGTTCTGA
- a CDS encoding Maf family protein, translating into MRFILASKSPSRLELLRRAGLDPEVHASDVDESLITDPQPVRLALRRAAAKGEFVAERVAGEAIFVACDSVLEFEGRAHGKPRTVEATTAQWQRMRGRQGVLHTGHFVLVRSDDEARQALRTASTVVKFADVTDEEIAAYVARGEPRWVAGAFTIDGLGGAFITGVEGDPHNVVGLSLPLLRQILLDLGVTWPSLWRGGAEP; encoded by the coding sequence ATGCGTTTCATACTCGCCTCCAAATCCCCCTCCCGCCTGGAGTTGCTGCGCCGGGCAGGCCTGGATCCCGAGGTCCACGCCAGCGACGTGGACGAATCCCTGATCACCGATCCCCAGCCGGTCCGGCTCGCGCTGCGGCGAGCGGCCGCGAAAGGAGAGTTCGTGGCCGAGCGGGTGGCGGGCGAGGCGATCTTCGTGGCCTGTGACTCCGTGCTGGAGTTCGAGGGCCGCGCCCACGGCAAACCCCGCACCGTCGAGGCCACGACCGCTCAGTGGCAGCGGATGCGGGGCCGCCAGGGCGTGCTGCACACGGGCCATTTCGTGCTGGTCCGCAGCGACGACGAGGCCCGGCAGGCGCTGCGCACCGCGAGCACGGTGGTGAAATTCGCCGACGTCACCGACGAGGAGATCGCCGCCTATGTCGCACGGGGCGAACCCCGCTGGGTGGCTGGCGCCTTCACCATAGACGGGCTGGGTGGCGCCTTCATCACGGGTGTCGAGGGCGATCCGCACAACGTGGTCGGACTCTCCCTTCCTCTGCTGCGGCAGATCCTGCTCGACCTGGGAGTCACCTGGCCGAGCCTGTGGCGAGGTGGCGCCGAGCCCTGA
- a CDS encoding PH domain-containing protein, which produces MALKKDMLAPDEQVVLHLRTHLKSLIGAILTLLLASALLTIFLVLLPEQVKPWGIWFLVIIFAAVIVWLVIRPWLLWLTSTYTITNRRIITRKGILNRTGHDFPLRSINNVNTESSLMDRIFGCGTLILLTAAEDPLTLHDVPSVEKVHTVIANLIFDEEREIE; this is translated from the coding sequence ATGGCACTTAAGAAGGACATGCTGGCTCCCGACGAGCAGGTGGTTCTGCATCTGCGTACCCATCTCAAGTCGCTCATAGGGGCGATCCTGACCCTGCTCCTGGCCAGTGCGTTGCTGACCATCTTCCTGGTGTTGCTCCCCGAACAGGTCAAACCTTGGGGCATCTGGTTTCTGGTCATCATCTTCGCGGCCGTGATCGTGTGGCTGGTCATCAGGCCCTGGTTGCTGTGGCTGACCTCCACCTACACCATCACGAACCGCCGGATAATCACCCGCAAGGGAATCCTGAACAGGACCGGCCACGATTTCCCGCTGCGCAGCATCAACAACGTCAACACCGAGAGCTCCCTGATGGACCGGATTTTCGGTTGCGGCACCCTGATACTGCTGACGGCAGCGGAAGATCCGTTGACCTTGCATGACGTTCCCAGCGTGGAGAAGGTGCACACCGTGATCGCCAACCTAATCTTCGACGAAGAGAGGGAAATCGAATAG
- a CDS encoding biotin--[acetyl-CoA-carboxylase] ligase has product MSVSMWREVRWLDHTGSTNSDVAEEARRGGAEGLVVATLEQRAGRGRMDRTWVAPPGTSLAFSMLLEPRPELPQWGWLSLLAGMAVHAAVDGLATELGRVQLKWPNDVLIDGRKVCGILSERVEHQDGARAVIGIGINVSIGEDQLPVPTATSLRIAGLREDPRELLESVLEHFQPLYEHWQGAGEVRGEYQRRCASIGTPLRIVVDAQRVVEGIGNGVDEYGRLRVATASGIETFAVGDVIHARLAR; this is encoded by the coding sequence ATGTCCGTGAGCATGTGGCGTGAGGTGCGTTGGCTGGATCACACCGGATCCACCAATTCCGATGTGGCCGAGGAGGCCAGGCGGGGCGGGGCGGAGGGGCTCGTCGTGGCTACCCTGGAACAGCGGGCCGGCCGTGGGCGCATGGACCGCACCTGGGTGGCTCCCCCGGGAACCTCACTGGCCTTTTCCATGCTGCTGGAACCGAGGCCGGAACTGCCCCAGTGGGGGTGGTTGTCGCTGCTGGCGGGCATGGCCGTGCACGCGGCCGTCGACGGCCTGGCCACCGAGCTGGGACGGGTTCAGCTCAAATGGCCCAACGACGTGCTCATCGACGGGCGCAAGGTGTGCGGGATCCTGAGCGAACGCGTCGAACACCAGGACGGGGCCCGGGCCGTGATCGGGATCGGCATAAACGTCTCGATCGGGGAGGATCAGCTTCCGGTCCCGACCGCCACCTCCCTCAGGATCGCGGGACTTCGCGAGGACCCGAGAGAACTCCTGGAATCGGTCCTGGAACATTTCCAGCCGCTCTACGAGCACTGGCAGGGCGCGGGAGAGGTCCGTGGCGAGTACCAGAGGCGCTGCGCATCCATCGGGACCCCGCTGCGGATCGTTGTCGACGCGCAACGAGTCGTCGAGGGAATCGGTAACGGGGTCGACGAGTACGGGCGGCTCCGGGTGGCGACCGCATCCGGGATCGAGACCTTCGCGGTCGGTGACGTCATCCACGCCCGGCTTGCCCGGTGA
- a CDS encoding DUF6882 domain-containing protein has protein sequence MAVTLADALTDFALLAVEGQQALFDEAGAAEWRADLDQRRLWLGERVYEVAMVGTSSEISNTWMWSWANPGYGASHPAVSAILPGCAKGREAGIPEFSVESFSLEGVTDYGMRPGSAVAFLAARLSGAPAIYAAPYSNGVAYLAVLDLKLPAPVPEALPRLMSVCLQYSGNHRQTIGNYGAQRGLKPVRTNDGGIVLTYPDGAHAHCSFDDWNRVTQVRMEQPGQA, from the coding sequence ATGGCTGTGACCCTCGCTGACGCCCTGACCGATTTCGCCCTGCTCGCCGTGGAGGGGCAGCAGGCCCTGTTCGACGAGGCCGGTGCCGCCGAGTGGAGAGCCGACCTGGACCAGCGCAGACTGTGGCTGGGGGAACGGGTCTACGAGGTTGCCATGGTCGGCACCTCGTCCGAGATATCCAACACGTGGATGTGGTCCTGGGCGAACCCGGGTTACGGTGCATCGCATCCCGCGGTGTCGGCGATCCTGCCGGGGTGCGCAAAGGGACGCGAGGCCGGCATCCCGGAGTTCTCCGTGGAATCCTTCTCCCTGGAGGGCGTGACGGACTACGGCATGAGGCCGGGATCGGCCGTGGCCTTCCTTGCCGCGCGGCTGTCGGGTGCACCCGCCATCTATGCAGCTCCGTACAGCAACGGGGTGGCCTACCTGGCGGTCCTCGACCTCAAACTGCCGGCACCCGTCCCGGAGGCGCTGCCGCGACTGATGTCGGTCTGCCTCCAGTATTCCGGGAATCATCGGCAGACGATCGGCAACTACGGGGCCCAACGAGGACTCAAACCGGTACGGACCAACGACGGTGGCATCGTCCTGACCTACCCGGACGGAGCGCACGCGCACTGCTCCTTCGATGACTGGAACCGGGTGACACAGGTGCGGATGGAGCAACCCGGCCAGGCCTGA
- a CDS encoding NUDIX hydrolase, translated as MPTPEFILELRRHIGNETLWLSGANLVVLREGEAGTEVLLGRRADDGNWAAISGIVEPGENPADTVVREAREEACIEVEVERMLWLDVMDEVTFPNGDRCRFLDHGFRGRLVGGRPGIGDGEISDFGWFPANRLPVPRQERLEEQVRICLEDPRDVVLGLERR; from the coding sequence ATGCCGACACCTGAGTTCATTCTCGAGTTGCGCCGTCACATCGGGAACGAGACGCTGTGGCTGAGCGGGGCCAATCTCGTGGTGCTGCGGGAAGGGGAGGCCGGGACGGAAGTGCTGCTTGGCCGCCGCGCCGACGACGGCAACTGGGCCGCGATCTCCGGGATCGTTGAGCCGGGGGAGAACCCCGCCGACACCGTGGTGCGGGAGGCCCGGGAGGAGGCCTGCATCGAGGTGGAGGTGGAGCGGATGCTGTGGCTGGATGTCATGGACGAGGTCACCTTCCCCAACGGCGACCGCTGTCGTTTCCTGGATCACGGGTTCCGGGGCCGGCTGGTGGGTGGCCGGCCCGGGATCGGTGACGGCGAGATCAGCGACTTCGGCTGGTTCCCGGCGAACCGACTCCCGGTCCCGCGGCAGGAGCGGCTGGAGGAACAGGTGCGCATCTGTTTGGAGGATCCCCGCGACGTCGTGCTCGGGTTGGAGCGCCGATGA
- a CDS encoding response regulator transcription factor: MSAALRVLVVDDQQLLRRGLIMLFGTVDGIDVVAQAAHGDEALAVLRAKRIDVVLTDAKMPVMDGIELVRRCARSHPGLPVLVLTTFDEPDIVRGAIAAGAAGFLLKDTSIESLAEAVRAVADGGLVIDPRVARLAFTTDGSRTAGDESPVLAVLTPTERKVASLVAEGLTNQAIAARMVLAEGTVKNHVSTLLHKLQAPDRTALALTLYKAFQS; this comes from the coding sequence ATGAGCGCTGCTCTCCGGGTTCTCGTTGTCGATGACCAGCAGCTCCTCCGCCGGGGATTGATCATGCTCTTCGGAACGGTCGATGGCATCGATGTCGTGGCTCAGGCGGCCCACGGGGACGAGGCCCTGGCGGTGCTGCGCGCCAAGAGGATCGACGTGGTTCTGACGGACGCGAAAATGCCGGTCATGGACGGCATTGAGCTCGTACGGCGGTGTGCACGGTCACATCCAGGGCTACCAGTCCTGGTCCTGACCACCTTCGATGAACCCGACATCGTCCGAGGGGCGATTGCCGCTGGGGCTGCAGGATTCCTTCTGAAGGACACCTCCATCGAGTCCCTGGCCGAGGCGGTCCGAGCCGTGGCTGATGGCGGGCTGGTGATCGACCCCCGCGTGGCACGTCTCGCTTTCACCACCGACGGTTCACGGACGGCAGGGGACGAGTCCCCGGTGCTTGCAGTCCTGACCCCAACCGAACGCAAAGTGGCCTCCCTGGTGGCCGAGGGCCTGACCAACCAAGCGATAGCCGCACGCATGGTCCTGGCGGAAGGCACTGTGAAGAACCATGTCTCCACCCTGTTGCACAAGTTGCAGGCTCCCGATCGCACCGCACTCGCGTTGACGTTGTACAAGGCTTTCCAGTCCTGA
- a CDS encoding acyl-CoA carboxylase subunit beta yields the protein MDIDIHTTAGKLADLGRRIDEAVHAGSASAVEKQHAKGKMTARERVLALLDEGSFAELDEFARHRSKNFGMDARRPYGDGVITGTGAIHGRPVCVFSQDVTIFGGALGEVYGEKIVKIIDFALKTGCPLIGINEGGGARIQEGVVSLALYGEIFRRNTRASGVIPQISLIMGAAAGGHVYSPALTDFVVMVDKTSQMFITGPEVIRTVTGEDVSMEELGGGRTHSSKSGNSHYLAADENDALEYVRDLISYLPQNNLEDPPVYDDAEVDLTITDHDRQLDQLIPDSANQPYDMREIIHNVLDDEEFLEVMELFAGNVITGFGRIEGRPIGIVASQPTVFAGCLDIDASEKAARFVRTCDAFNIPVLTFVDVPGFLPGVDQEHQGIIRRGAKLIFAYAEATVPTITVITRKAYGGAYIVMGSKHLGADVNFAWPTAQIAVMGAQGAVNILHRRTLAEAEDPDRCRQELIAEYDQELANPYVAAERGYIDQVIYPHETRAQIIRVLRLLRTKREQLPPKKHGNIPL from the coding sequence ATGGACATCGACATCCACACCACTGCCGGCAAGCTGGCGGATCTGGGGCGTCGCATCGACGAGGCCGTCCATGCCGGTTCCGCCAGTGCCGTTGAGAAGCAGCACGCCAAGGGCAAGATGACCGCCCGGGAAAGGGTGTTGGCTCTCCTGGACGAGGGCAGTTTCGCGGAACTGGACGAATTCGCCCGGCACCGTTCCAAAAACTTCGGGATGGATGCCCGCCGCCCCTACGGGGACGGTGTGATCACCGGAACCGGGGCCATCCATGGCCGCCCCGTCTGCGTCTTCAGCCAGGACGTGACGATCTTCGGCGGGGCGCTGGGCGAGGTCTACGGCGAGAAGATCGTCAAGATCATCGATTTCGCGCTGAAGACCGGATGCCCGCTGATCGGGATAAACGAGGGCGGCGGTGCGCGCATCCAGGAGGGGGTGGTGTCCTTGGCCCTGTACGGGGAGATCTTCCGCCGCAACACCCGGGCCTCCGGGGTGATCCCGCAGATTTCGTTGATCATGGGGGCGGCGGCTGGGGGTCACGTCTACTCCCCCGCCCTGACGGATTTCGTGGTGATGGTGGACAAGACCTCGCAGATGTTCATCACCGGCCCCGAGGTGATCAGGACCGTCACGGGCGAGGACGTCTCCATGGAGGAGTTGGGCGGTGGCCGCACCCACTCCAGCAAATCGGGGAACTCGCACTACCTGGCTGCGGACGAGAACGACGCCCTGGAATACGTTCGTGACCTGATCAGCTACCTGCCACAGAACAACCTGGAGGATCCCCCCGTCTACGACGACGCCGAGGTGGATCTGACCATCACCGACCACGACCGGCAGCTCGACCAGCTCATACCGGATTCCGCGAACCAGCCCTACGACATGCGCGAGATCATCCACAACGTGCTCGACGACGAGGAGTTCCTCGAGGTCATGGAACTGTTCGCAGGCAATGTCATAACGGGTTTCGGACGGATCGAGGGCCGCCCCATCGGCATCGTCGCCAGCCAACCGACCGTGTTCGCCGGTTGCCTCGACATCGACGCATCCGAGAAGGCCGCGCGTTTCGTCCGCACCTGCGACGCCTTCAACATCCCGGTGCTGACCTTCGTCGACGTCCCCGGTTTCCTTCCCGGCGTCGATCAGGAGCACCAGGGCATCATCCGGCGCGGGGCGAAGCTGATCTTCGCCTACGCCGAGGCGACCGTGCCCACCATCACGGTCATCACCCGCAAGGCATACGGTGGCGCGTACATCGTGATGGGTTCGAAACATCTCGGGGCGGATGTGAACTTCGCCTGGCCGACGGCACAGATCGCGGTGATGGGCGCGCAGGGCGCGGTCAACATCCTCCACCGCAGAACCCTGGCCGAAGCCGAGGACCCGGACCGGTGCCGCCAGGAACTGATCGCCGAGTATGACCAGGAGCTCGCGAACCCGTACGTCGCGGCGGAGCGGGGCTACATAGACCAGGTGATCTACCCGCACGAAACCCGGGCCCAGATCATCCGGGTGCTGCGGCTGCTGCGCACGAAACGCGAACAGTTGCCGCCCAAGAAGCACGGGAACATCCCGCTGTGA
- the purE gene encoding 5-(carboxyamino)imidazole ribonucleotide mutase, translated as MSDVAILMGSDSDWPTMQAAAEALEEFGVSYRADVVSAHRMPEEMVAFGRSAHEQGFKVIIAGAGGAAHLPGMLAALTPLPVIGVPVALRHFDGIDSLLSIVQMPAGVPVATVAVGNARNAGLLAVRILAAGDEKLRAQMVQFQTNLRDTARAKGEVVRRASSGN; from the coding sequence ATGAGTGATGTCGCTATCCTGATGGGTTCCGATTCGGACTGGCCGACCATGCAGGCCGCCGCCGAGGCCCTTGAGGAGTTCGGAGTCAGCTACCGGGCCGACGTGGTGAGCGCCCACCGAATGCCCGAGGAGATGGTGGCCTTCGGGCGCTCCGCCCACGAACAGGGCTTCAAGGTGATCATCGCCGGGGCTGGGGGCGCTGCACATCTGCCCGGGATGCTGGCCGCCCTGACACCGCTGCCGGTGATCGGGGTGCCCGTGGCGCTCAGACACTTCGACGGCATAGATTCGCTCCTGTCGATCGTTCAGATGCCCGCCGGGGTGCCCGTAGCCACGGTCGCCGTCGGCAACGCCCGCAACGCCGGCCTGTTGGCCGTCCGCATCCTCGCCGCCGGTGACGAGAAACTGCGGGCGCAGATGGTGCAGTTCCAGACGAACCTGCGTGACACCGCACGCGCCAAGGGCGAGGTGGTGCGCAGGGCCAGTTCGGGGAACTAG
- a CDS encoding DivIVA domain-containing protein, with product MTDETFATVRRGYDPAQVDSVLRRMRQTHAAALQEAATQTVEINKLNQALEASQGRVTGLQQQVSELQEQVTQAQSHASNGHGTDFTSLGERIAQMLTLAQEEADDIRLRAQEDAEAMEIQVAHEVEHARAAADGYATETRSKAEADAARIIDQANREADELLDHADREASARRREAEAVFEQQRAAAGAAAAEFEATLAERRERATAEFATQMANHERALAVANDKLTEAQTEAARVLEEAHASAEEERERAASEAKSRLENARIAAERVKRESERELSALAARRDSITEQLANVRQMLSTLGGSALTMNLAPGSPTSPGDVAAEDAATKKSTSAKTTAKAR from the coding sequence ATGACCGACGAAACATTCGCAACGGTACGCCGGGGCTACGATCCAGCCCAAGTCGATTCCGTTTTGCGCCGGATGCGACAGACACACGCCGCCGCCCTGCAGGAAGCGGCCACCCAGACGGTTGAGATCAACAAGCTCAACCAGGCGCTCGAGGCCTCGCAGGGCCGCGTCACCGGGCTGCAGCAGCAGGTGAGCGAACTCCAGGAGCAGGTGACCCAGGCCCAATCACACGCCTCGAACGGCCACGGCACCGACTTCACATCCCTCGGGGAACGGATCGCCCAGATGTTGACCCTCGCCCAGGAGGAGGCCGACGACATCCGGCTGCGCGCCCAGGAGGACGCCGAGGCCATGGAGATCCAGGTGGCCCACGAGGTGGAGCACGCCCGCGCGGCCGCGGACGGTTACGCCACCGAGACCCGCAGCAAGGCCGAGGCCGACGCCGCCCGGATTATCGACCAGGCCAACCGCGAGGCCGACGAGCTGCTGGATCACGCCGACCGCGAGGCCTCCGCGCGCCGCCGCGAGGCCGAGGCCGTCTTCGAGCAGCAGCGCGCCGCCGCCGGGGCCGCAGCGGCCGAGTTCGAGGCCACGCTGGCGGAACGCAGGGAGCGCGCAACCGCCGAGTTCGCCACCCAGATGGCCAACCACGAGCGTGCCCTCGCGGTTGCCAACGACAAGCTGACGGAGGCCCAGACCGAGGCGGCCCGCGTCCTCGAGGAGGCCCACGCATCCGCGGAGGAGGAACGGGAGCGTGCCGCTTCCGAGGCCAAGTCGCGCCTGGAGAACGCTCGGATCGCCGCGGAGCGCGTCAAGCGCGAGTCCGAGCGCGAGTTGAGCGCCCTGGCTGCCCGTCGCGATTCCATCACCGAGCAGCTCGCGAACGTCCGTCAGATGCTTTCCACCCTGGGTGGCAGCGCCCTGACGATGAACTTGGCGCCCGGAAGCCCGACCAGCCCCGGCGACGTCGCCGCCGAGGATGCGGCCACGAAGAAGAGCACCTCGGCCAAGACGACTGCCAAGGCCAGGTGA
- a CDS encoding 5-(carboxyamino)imidazole ribonucleotide synthase has protein sequence MERRYRVGIIGGGQLARMMQQASIGLGIETRLLAESSGSSAAQVIPLTTVGDYTDLDTLTAFARQCDVITFDHEHVPTGHLRALEDRIVVKPGPEALEHAQDKARMRERLSGLGVPCPRFAICRTVRELIDFGQEQGWPIIAKTSRGGYDGKGVWKLHGPSEAAAPFETKPDVSAGDEVVIVAEEFIDFERELSVIAVRSSCQAVVYPVSETTQRDGVCVETITPAPGLPGTDAAALQELALRIAGELGVIGVLAVELMQARDGRIVVNELAMRPHNTGHWSIEGARTSQFANHIRAVLDLPLGSPEMTSPVAVMTNVLGGAEKDLTEALRHVFARDRELAVHLYGKQVRPGRKVGHVTACGTDLEAAMRRARHAARYLMGETDE, from the coding sequence GTGGAGCGTCGTTATCGGGTCGGGATAATCGGGGGCGGGCAGCTGGCCCGGATGATGCAGCAGGCATCCATCGGACTGGGCATCGAAACCCGTTTGTTGGCCGAAAGCTCCGGCTCCTCCGCGGCGCAGGTGATCCCGCTGACCACGGTTGGCGACTACACGGACCTCGATACGCTCACCGCCTTCGCGCGGCAGTGCGACGTCATCACCTTCGATCACGAACACGTCCCCACCGGGCATCTGCGCGCTCTGGAGGACCGGATCGTGGTGAAACCCGGACCGGAGGCACTTGAACACGCCCAGGACAAGGCCCGGATGCGGGAACGGTTGTCGGGGTTGGGCGTGCCGTGCCCGCGTTTCGCGATCTGCCGGACGGTCCGGGAACTAATCGACTTCGGGCAGGAGCAGGGCTGGCCGATCATCGCCAAGACCTCCCGCGGAGGCTATGACGGGAAGGGCGTGTGGAAACTCCACGGGCCATCGGAGGCCGCGGCCCCCTTCGAGACCAAACCCGACGTCTCGGCCGGCGATGAAGTGGTGATCGTGGCCGAGGAGTTCATCGATTTCGAACGTGAACTCTCCGTGATCGCAGTTCGTTCGAGCTGCCAGGCCGTGGTCTATCCCGTCTCCGAGACCACCCAGCGCGACGGGGTGTGCGTGGAGACGATAACCCCGGCACCGGGGCTTCCCGGAACCGACGCTGCGGCGTTGCAGGAGCTGGCGCTGCGCATCGCGGGCGAACTGGGGGTCATCGGTGTACTCGCCGTTGAACTCATGCAGGCCCGCGACGGCCGCATCGTCGTCAACGAACTGGCCATGCGCCCCCACAACACCGGTCACTGGAGCATCGAGGGGGCCCGGACCAGCCAGTTCGCCAACCACATCCGCGCAGTCCTTGATCTTCCGCTCGGCAGCCCGGAGATGACCAGCCCGGTGGCCGTGATGACCAACGTGCTGGGGGGAGCCGAGAAGGACCTCACGGAAGCCCTCAGACACGTGTTCGCGAGGGACCGGGAGTTGGCCGTTCACCTGTACGGGAAGCAGGTGCGTCCCGGCCGCAAGGTGGGTCACGTCACCGCCTGCGGCACCGACCTCGAAGCGGCAATGCGACGTGCCCGGCATGCCGCCCGTTACCTGATGGGAGAAACCGATGAGTGA